A portion of the Glycine max cultivar Williams 82 chromosome 10, Glycine_max_v4.0, whole genome shotgun sequence genome contains these proteins:
- the LOC100789843 gene encoding 33 kDa ribonucleoprotein, chloroplastic isoform X1 — protein MWFSMAASTSTATSSLICNISLTFNFPHTLIPSKPLNLNPQLFFASPLSLSLYHFPLSSLSFQDTQKPLQRETFQKPEPNASHTNQSSRLFVGNLPYSLLSSQLAQRFGEAGNVVSVEIVYDDIMDRSRGFAFVTMGSMEDAERAIRMFDGSEIGGRIMKVNFTAIPKRGKRLVMGSNYRGFVDSPHKIYAGNLGWGLTSQDLRDAFAEQPGFLSAKVIYERNSGRSRGYGFVSFETAEDVEAALNSMNGVEVQGRPLRLNLATDKNTSSPLVIH, from the exons ATGTGGTTCTCCATGGCTGCTTCAACTTCAACTGCTACTTCCTCCCTTATCTGCAACATTTCACTCACCTTTAACTTCCCACACACACTCATACCCTCGAAACCCCTCAATCTCAACCCCCAACTATTCTTTGCTTCTCCCCTCTCACTCTCACTTTACCATTTCCCCCTCTCTTCACTTTCCTTCCAAGACACTCAAAAACCCCTTCAACGCGAAACCTTCCAAAAACCAGAGCCGAATGCGTCACATACAAACCAATCCTCCAGACTCTTTGTGGGAAACTTGCCTTACTCATTGCTCTCTTCCCAGTTGGCTCAGCGGTTCGGAGAGGCTGGCAATGTTGTATCCGTGGAG ATTGTGTATGATGACATCATGGATAGAAGTAGAGGGTTTGCGTTTGTTACAATGGGGAGCATGGAGGATGCTGAACGAGCGATTCGAATGTTTGATGGCTCT GAAATTGGAGGTAGAATTATGAAGGTAAACTTCACAGCGATACCCAAAAGAGGCAAACGGCTAGTAATGGGTTCAAACTATAGAGGCTTTGTAGACAGCCCTCACAAGATTTATGCTGGAAACCTTGGTTGGGGTCTGACTTCACAAGATCTTAGGGATGCCTTTGCTGAGCAGCCTGGCTTCCTGAGTGCCAAGGTCATCTATGAAAGGAACAGTGGAAGGTCTAGGGGATATGGGTTTGTCTCTTTTGAAACTGCTGAGGATGTAGAGGCTGCTTTGAATTCTATGAATGGTGTG GAGGTTCAAGGCCGGCCCTTACGGCTGAATCTAGCTACAGATAAGAATACTTCATCTCCTCTGGTAATTCATTAA
- the LOC100789843 gene encoding 33 kDa ribonucleoprotein, chloroplastic isoform X2, producing MWFSMAASTSTATSSLICNISLTFNFPHTLIPSKPLNLNPQLFFASPLSLSLYHFPLSSLSFQDTQKPLQRETFQKPEPNASHTNQSSRLFVGNLPYSLLSSQLAQRFGEAGNVVSVEIVYDDIMDRSRGFAFVTMGSMEDAERAIRMFDGSEIGGRIMKVNFTAIPKRGKRLVMGSNYRGFVDSPHKIYAGNLGWGLTSQDLRDAFAEQPGFLSAKVIYERNSGRSRGYGFVSFETAEDVEAALNSMNGGSRPALTAESSYR from the exons ATGTGGTTCTCCATGGCTGCTTCAACTTCAACTGCTACTTCCTCCCTTATCTGCAACATTTCACTCACCTTTAACTTCCCACACACACTCATACCCTCGAAACCCCTCAATCTCAACCCCCAACTATTCTTTGCTTCTCCCCTCTCACTCTCACTTTACCATTTCCCCCTCTCTTCACTTTCCTTCCAAGACACTCAAAAACCCCTTCAACGCGAAACCTTCCAAAAACCAGAGCCGAATGCGTCACATACAAACCAATCCTCCAGACTCTTTGTGGGAAACTTGCCTTACTCATTGCTCTCTTCCCAGTTGGCTCAGCGGTTCGGAGAGGCTGGCAATGTTGTATCCGTGGAG ATTGTGTATGATGACATCATGGATAGAAGTAGAGGGTTTGCGTTTGTTACAATGGGGAGCATGGAGGATGCTGAACGAGCGATTCGAATGTTTGATGGCTCT GAAATTGGAGGTAGAATTATGAAGGTAAACTTCACAGCGATACCCAAAAGAGGCAAACGGCTAGTAATGGGTTCAAACTATAGAGGCTTTGTAGACAGCCCTCACAAGATTTATGCTGGAAACCTTGGTTGGGGTCTGACTTCACAAGATCTTAGGGATGCCTTTGCTGAGCAGCCTGGCTTCCTGAGTGCCAAGGTCATCTATGAAAGGAACAGTGGAAGGTCTAGGGGATATGGGTTTGTCTCTTTTGAAACTGCTGAGGATGTAGAGGCTGCTTTGAATTCTATGAATG GAGGTTCAAGGCCGGCCCTTACGGCTGAATCTAGCTACAGATAA